Proteins encoded together in one Apus apus isolate bApuApu2 chromosome Z, bApuApu2.pri.cur, whole genome shotgun sequence window:
- the PMAIP1 gene encoding phorbol-12-myristate-13-acetate-induced protein 1 has protein sequence MMPGRTLRKTAPSAAPAEREAAAECALQLRRIGDKWNLRQKILNLLTKLFCPET, from the exons ATGATGCCGGGCAGGACCCTGCGCAAGACCGCGCCGTCCGCCGCTCCTGCAG agcgggaggcggcggcggagTGTGCCCTGCAGCTGCGCCGCATCGGCGACAAGTGGAACCTGCGGCAGAAGATCCTGAACCTCCTCACCAAGCTGTTCTGCCCAGAAACGTGA